The following coding sequences lie in one Mycobacterium sp. DL440 genomic window:
- a CDS encoding RidA family protein, producing the protein MKIVVPQWMQPMYDAHHFSPAVIDGEHLRCSGMMGIRPDMTLPEEPRAQFTLAFENLRGLLAEAGLTFADVTDITSYHVDLQRHIQLFGAVKDEFVPAPYPAWTAVGVTELVLGALAEIQIIARIP; encoded by the coding sequence ATGAAAATAGTTGTCCCGCAGTGGATGCAACCGATGTACGACGCCCACCATTTCTCGCCCGCGGTGATCGACGGCGAGCACCTGCGTTGCTCCGGAATGATGGGCATCCGGCCGGACATGACGCTGCCGGAGGAACCGCGGGCACAGTTCACGCTGGCCTTCGAGAACCTTCGCGGGCTACTCGCAGAGGCGGGGCTGACGTTTGCCGATGTCACCGACATCACGAGTTATCACGTCGACCTACAGCGACATATCCAGCTTTTTGGCGCAGTCAAGGACGAATTCGTGCCCGCCCCGTACCCGGCCTGGACCGCGGTCGGCGTGACCGAGCTGGTCCTGGGCGCATTGGCCGAGATCCAGATCATCGCCCGGATCCCTTGA
- the pntB gene encoding Re/Si-specific NAD(P)(+) transhydrogenase subunit beta: MFTLENVASAAYVVAALLFILALAGLSKHETSRAGNTFGMVGMTVALIATIALAVDRKIEPLGLALLIGAMIVGAAIGLWRAKVVEMTGMPELIALLHSFVGLAAVLVGWNGYLHVENNLGGGEAVKLVGEKMLGIHSAEVFIGVFIGAVTFTGSIVANLKLSARIKSAPLMLPGKNFLNIGALVAFCALTVWFVIEPHLWLLIVVTVLALLLGWHLVASIGGGDMPVVVSMLNSYSGWAAAASGFLLGNDLLIITGALVGSSGAYLSYIMCKAMNRSFISVIAGGFGIEAGPAEDKDYGEHREINAEGAAELLSHADSVIITPGYGMAVAQAQYGVADLTRKLRERGVNVRFGIHPVAGRLPGHMNVLLAEAKVPYDIVLEMDEINDDFDGTSVVLVIGANDTVNPAAAEDPTSPIAGMPVLTVWNADHVIVFKRSMASGYAGVQNPLFFRENTQMLFGDARDRVNDILAALPAAERV; this comes from the coding sequence ATGTTCACCCTAGAAAACGTTGCCTCGGCCGCCTACGTCGTCGCGGCCCTGCTGTTCATCCTCGCGCTGGCCGGCCTCTCCAAGCACGAGACATCAAGGGCCGGAAATACCTTCGGCATGGTCGGCATGACGGTCGCCCTGATCGCCACCATCGCGCTGGCCGTCGACCGCAAGATCGAGCCGCTGGGCCTGGCCCTGCTGATCGGCGCCATGATCGTCGGCGCCGCGATCGGCCTGTGGCGCGCCAAGGTCGTCGAGATGACCGGCATGCCCGAGCTGATCGCGCTGCTGCACAGCTTCGTCGGTCTGGCCGCGGTGCTGGTCGGCTGGAACGGTTACCTGCATGTCGAGAACAATCTCGGCGGCGGGGAAGCTGTGAAGCTCGTCGGCGAGAAGATGCTCGGCATCCACTCGGCCGAGGTGTTCATCGGCGTCTTCATCGGTGCGGTCACCTTCACCGGTTCGATCGTGGCCAACCTCAAGCTGTCGGCCCGCATCAAGTCCGCACCGCTGATGCTGCCCGGCAAGAACTTCCTCAACATCGGTGCGCTGGTGGCGTTCTGCGCCCTGACCGTCTGGTTCGTCATCGAGCCGCACCTGTGGCTGCTCATCGTGGTCACCGTGCTCGCGCTGCTGCTGGGCTGGCACCTGGTCGCCTCGATCGGAGGCGGCGACATGCCTGTCGTGGTGTCGATGCTCAACAGCTACTCGGGTTGGGCCGCCGCCGCATCCGGCTTCCTGCTCGGTAACGACCTGCTGATCATCACCGGCGCACTCGTCGGCTCCTCCGGTGCGTACCTGTCCTACATCATGTGCAAGGCCATGAACCGGTCGTTCATCTCGGTGATCGCCGGCGGTTTCGGAATCGAAGCCGGACCGGCCGAGGACAAGGACTACGGCGAGCACCGCGAGATCAACGCCGAAGGCGCGGCCGAACTGCTCAGCCACGCCGACTCGGTGATCATCACCCCCGGCTACGGGATGGCCGTGGCGCAGGCCCAGTACGGTGTGGCCGACCTGACCCGCAAGCTGCGTGAGCGCGGCGTCAACGTCCGGTTCGGTATCCACCCCGTCGCGGGACGCCTGCCCGGCCACATGAACGTGCTTTTGGCCGAGGCCAAGGTGCCCTACGACATCGTGCTCGAGATGGACGAGATCAATGATGACTTCGACGGCACCTCCGTCGTACTCGTGATCGGCGCCAACGACACCGTGAACCCGGCCGCCGCCGAGGATCCGACCAGCCCGATCGCCGGCATGCCGGTGCTCACGGTGTGGAACGCCGACCACGTCATCGTGTTCAAGCGCTCCATGGCCTCGGGCTACGCCGGTGTGCAGAACCCGCTGTTCTTCCGCGAGAACACGCAGATGCTGTTCGGCGACGCCCGCGACCGCGTCAACGACATCCTGGCGGCGCTGCCCGCCGCGGAGCGCGTCTAG
- a CDS encoding Re/Si-specific NAD(P)(+) transhydrogenase subunit alpha, giving the protein MLIGIPRESLPGETRVAATPQTVGQIIKLGYAVVVETGAGAASSFSDAAYVEAGADIGDVWDADVMLKVNAPDDAEIGKLRDGATLVSLISPGLKPELVEKLSTRPITVLAMDAVPRISRAQSLDVLSSMANIAGYRAVVEAAHAFGRFFTGQVTAAGKVPPAKVLVVGAGVAGLAAIGAAGSLGAIVRATDPRPEVADQVASLGGEYLSVANEQAEVSATGYAKEMDDDYKAREAALYAEQCKDVDIIVTTALIPGRPAPRIITAEMVASMKSGSVIVDMAAANGGNVEGTVKDQAIVTDNGVTIIGYTDLAGRLPAQASQLYGTNLVNLLKLLTPEKDGKVVLDWDDVVQRSMTVVRDGETTWPPPPVQVSAAPAAQPAAAPVVKPEKQPMSTGRRLGVTFAAAAAVFALIAISPAALQVHLTVFALAIVIGYYVIGNVHHALHTPLMSVTNAISGIIVVGALLQIGQGDVAITSLAFVAILLASINVFGGFAVTRRMLAMFSRS; this is encoded by the coding sequence ATGCTCATCGGGATCCCGCGCGAGTCCCTACCTGGGGAAACGCGCGTCGCCGCCACACCGCAGACAGTCGGGCAGATCATCAAGCTCGGCTACGCGGTAGTCGTAGAAACCGGCGCCGGTGCTGCCTCGAGCTTCTCCGACGCCGCCTACGTAGAGGCCGGCGCCGACATCGGCGACGTGTGGGACGCGGACGTCATGCTGAAGGTCAATGCGCCTGATGATGCCGAGATCGGCAAGCTGCGCGACGGAGCGACCCTGGTGAGCTTGATCTCACCCGGGCTCAAGCCCGAGCTGGTCGAGAAGCTGTCCACCCGGCCGATCACCGTGCTGGCCATGGACGCGGTGCCGCGTATCTCGCGCGCTCAGTCACTGGACGTGCTGTCGTCGATGGCCAACATCGCCGGCTACCGGGCCGTGGTCGAGGCAGCCCACGCATTCGGCCGCTTCTTCACCGGTCAGGTGACCGCGGCGGGCAAGGTCCCACCGGCCAAGGTGCTCGTGGTGGGCGCCGGTGTGGCCGGTCTGGCCGCCATCGGCGCTGCCGGCAGCCTCGGCGCGATCGTGCGGGCCACCGATCCCCGGCCCGAGGTCGCCGATCAGGTCGCCTCACTGGGCGGCGAGTACCTGTCCGTCGCGAACGAGCAGGCCGAGGTGTCGGCCACCGGCTACGCCAAGGAGATGGACGACGACTACAAGGCCCGCGAGGCGGCCCTGTACGCCGAGCAGTGCAAGGACGTCGACATCATCGTCACGACCGCGCTGATCCCGGGGCGTCCGGCGCCGCGCATCATCACCGCCGAGATGGTGGCCTCGATGAAGTCGGGCAGCGTGATCGTGGACATGGCCGCGGCCAACGGCGGCAACGTCGAGGGCACGGTCAAGGACCAGGCGATCGTCACCGACAACGGCGTGACGATCATCGGCTACACCGACCTGGCCGGCCGCCTGCCCGCCCAGGCCTCCCAGCTGTACGGCACCAACCTGGTCAACCTGCTCAAGCTGCTGACCCCGGAGAAGGACGGCAAGGTCGTTCTCGACTGGGACGACGTCGTGCAGCGCTCGATGACCGTCGTGCGCGACGGCGAGACCACCTGGCCCCCGCCGCCGGTACAGGTCTCGGCCGCGCCGGCCGCGCAGCCCGCCGCCGCCCCGGTCGTCAAGCCGGAGAAGCAGCCCATGTCGACCGGGCGTCGGCTCGGGGTCACCTTCGCCGCCGCGGCCGCTGTGTTCGCCTTGATCGCGATCTCGCCGGCAGCGCTACAGGTCCATCTGACCGTGTTCGCACTGGCGATCGTGATCGGCTACTACGTGATCGGCAATGTGCACCACGCGCTGCACACCCCGCTGATGTCGGTGACCAACGCGATCTCGGGAATCATCGTGGTGGGTGCTCTTCTGCAGATCGGTCAGGGCGACGTCGCGATCACCTCGTTGGCCTTCGTAGCCATCCTGCTGGCCAGTATCAACGTCTTCGGCGGCTTCGCGGTGACGCGTCGCATGCTCGCGATGTTCTCCCGCAGCTGA
- a CDS encoding magnesium transporter CorA family protein, with translation MRQVQGRVWRHGKPVDGFTFEGISDCLADEDTLVWADIYDPDHEALRELAKELGLNIWAVEDAVAPKERTKTSVYQSHTFFTVYAVDTRVPDEDAAPDTSLLVKHRISAFVLPRGLITVRIPNANGAGTEFDISEVSRRFDDLGGQLYGVGALVHGLLDVVVDGHFEAVEALDDAIEGLEDELFADGGPQRGLQRRTFQLRKDLVELRRVVLPMREVVSTIQHRRLDSSTSPDLDPLYADLYDHVLRASEWTESLRDMVTTVFETNLSLQDARLNTVMKKLSGWAAIIAVPTAITGFYGQNVVYPGINTVVGFVASTALIVVLVILLYVMFKRRDWL, from the coding sequence GTGAGACAGGTGCAGGGGCGGGTCTGGCGCCACGGAAAGCCGGTTGACGGCTTCACGTTCGAAGGTATTTCGGACTGTCTGGCCGACGAGGACACCCTGGTGTGGGCCGACATCTACGACCCCGATCACGAGGCGCTCCGTGAGTTGGCCAAGGAACTCGGGCTCAACATCTGGGCGGTGGAGGACGCCGTCGCCCCCAAGGAACGCACCAAAACCTCGGTGTACCAATCCCATACGTTCTTCACGGTGTACGCCGTCGACACCCGGGTGCCCGACGAGGACGCCGCACCCGACACATCGCTGTTGGTGAAACACCGCATCTCGGCATTCGTCCTGCCGCGCGGCCTGATCACGGTCCGGATCCCCAATGCCAACGGTGCGGGCACCGAGTTCGACATCAGCGAGGTGTCACGACGCTTCGATGACCTCGGCGGCCAGCTGTACGGCGTCGGCGCCCTGGTGCACGGTCTACTCGACGTCGTGGTGGACGGGCACTTCGAAGCTGTCGAGGCACTCGACGACGCCATCGAGGGACTCGAAGACGAGTTGTTCGCCGACGGCGGTCCACAACGCGGCCTACAACGCCGCACCTTCCAGTTGCGCAAGGACCTGGTCGAGCTGCGCCGGGTGGTGTTGCCCATGCGGGAGGTGGTCAGCACCATCCAGCACCGCAGACTCGACTCGTCCACCTCGCCCGACCTCGACCCGCTTTACGCCGACCTGTACGACCACGTACTGCGGGCCTCGGAGTGGACCGAATCTCTGCGGGACATGGTCACCACGGTGTTCGAGACCAACCTGTCGTTGCAGGACGCGCGGCTCAACACAGTGATGAAGAAACTCAGCGGCTGGGCCGCCATCATCGCGGTGCCCACCGCCATCACCGGTTTCTACGGCCAGAACGTCGTCTACCCCGGGATCAACACCGTCGTCGGGTTCGTCGCCAGCACTGCTTTGATTGTTGTGCTCGTCATCCTGTTGTATGTGATGTTCAAACGTCGTGACTGGCTGTAG
- a CDS encoding TetR/AcrR family transcriptional regulator, which produces MTSTRTADFVRRLAEPDPAVLARVREPDPISSRILSATLEQAELVGIRRTTMEDVARRSGVGRATLYRRFPTKDALIDALVLSEARRYLDGSAQARAHAETLEDRLVYGTVFTVTFLRDHALLKKLLRTEPETILPSLTVDGGAIIDFATEYSAAQLRTDLYGTADTTPAQERHIRTVAELHTRLTLSFIVSPHTGIKLTSLEDTREYVRRYLLPMVAAS; this is translated from the coding sequence GTGACATCGACGCGAACAGCGGACTTCGTGCGGCGCCTCGCAGAACCGGACCCTGCTGTGCTGGCCCGCGTGCGCGAACCCGACCCGATCAGCAGCCGGATCCTGTCCGCGACGCTCGAACAGGCCGAACTCGTCGGCATCCGGCGTACCACGATGGAAGACGTCGCCCGCCGCAGCGGTGTTGGCCGCGCGACGCTCTACCGGCGGTTTCCCACCAAGGACGCCCTCATCGATGCCCTCGTGCTGTCCGAGGCGCGGCGCTACCTCGACGGCAGCGCCCAGGCCCGGGCGCACGCCGAAACCCTGGAAGACCGCCTCGTCTATGGCACCGTCTTCACAGTGACGTTCCTGCGGGACCACGCTCTGCTCAAAAAGCTGCTGCGCACCGAACCTGAGACGATCCTGCCCAGCCTCACCGTCGATGGCGGGGCCATCATCGATTTCGCGACGGAATACTCGGCCGCACAGTTGCGCACCGACCTCTACGGGACCGCCGACACCACCCCGGCCCAGGAGCGCCACATCCGTACCGTCGCCGAGCTGCACACCCGACTTACGTTGTCGTTCATCGTCTCTCCGCACACCGGCATCAAACTGACCAGCTTGGAAGACACTCGTGAGTACGTGCGCAGGTATCTGCTCCCGATGGTGGCCGCCTCGTGA
- a CDS encoding cytochrome P450 gives MDIKLWTRWMALHAVPKAFMSFQGRTGNPMGALISSHGKGIDPYPLMEQIRRRGPLVKTPFVWVTVDHEVAREILRDKRFGVTPPTGMGMPKPVQKLLDRTDPKVANPVEPPAMVIVDPPAHTQYRQLVAQSFTPRAIDKLDARVAEVTAELIDRLAGASHPDLIADFAAVLPVAMIAEILGLSGESHAQLLEWGHDGAPLLDVGIPWRTYRRGIDGMRGLDGFLADLFDKVRAGAAEDNPFTKMAADHTLSDHELAANAALLIGAGFETTVNLIGNGIVLLQQHPDQLALLRDNPDLWPAAVEEILRIESPVQMTARTAQCEVEMAGQRLPAGAMVAVLLGGANRDPWMFAEPTRFDITRPNARDHLAFASGIHVCLGAALARIEGATALRALFEAYPDLRLTEAPRPRGLVNLHGYVKLPALLGTRRTEPAGLVC, from the coding sequence ATGGACATCAAGTTGTGGACACGCTGGATGGCGCTGCATGCCGTACCGAAGGCGTTCATGTCGTTTCAAGGCCGGACGGGTAATCCGATGGGTGCGCTCATCTCCAGCCACGGCAAGGGCATCGACCCGTATCCGCTGATGGAGCAGATCCGACGACGCGGCCCACTGGTGAAGACTCCGTTCGTCTGGGTCACCGTCGACCACGAGGTCGCTCGGGAAATACTGCGGGACAAGCGGTTCGGGGTCACCCCGCCGACTGGGATGGGGATGCCGAAACCGGTTCAGAAGCTGCTGGACCGTACCGATCCGAAAGTGGCCAATCCGGTGGAGCCGCCGGCGATGGTCATCGTCGACCCGCCGGCGCACACGCAATACCGGCAGCTGGTGGCGCAGAGTTTCACCCCGCGCGCGATCGACAAGCTCGACGCCAGGGTGGCCGAGGTGACCGCGGAACTCATCGACCGGCTCGCCGGCGCATCCCACCCCGACCTGATCGCGGACTTCGCCGCCGTCCTTCCGGTCGCCATGATCGCCGAGATCCTCGGGTTGTCCGGCGAATCCCATGCGCAACTGCTCGAGTGGGGCCACGACGGGGCGCCGCTGCTCGATGTCGGGATCCCGTGGCGGACCTACCGGCGTGGCATCGACGGGATGCGTGGTCTCGACGGATTCCTCGCCGACCTCTTCGACAAGGTCCGCGCCGGAGCCGCAGAGGACAACCCGTTCACCAAGATGGCCGCCGACCACACGCTGAGCGACCACGAACTCGCCGCCAACGCAGCGCTTCTCATCGGCGCCGGCTTCGAAACCACCGTAAACCTCATCGGCAACGGGATCGTGCTGCTGCAGCAGCACCCCGATCAACTCGCCCTGCTGCGCGACAACCCAGACCTGTGGCCCGCCGCGGTCGAAGAGATTTTGCGCATCGAAAGCCCGGTGCAGATGACCGCGCGCACCGCGCAGTGCGAGGTCGAGATGGCCGGGCAGCGGCTGCCGGCCGGAGCCATGGTCGCGGTTCTGCTGGGTGGCGCCAACCGGGATCCGTGGATGTTCGCCGAGCCGACACGCTTCGACATCACCCGCCCCAACGCCCGTGACCACCTGGCCTTCGCGTCGGGCATCCACGTCTGCCTGGGCGCGGCACTGGCCCGTATCGAAGGCGCCACCGCTCTACGTGCGCTGTTCGAGGCCTACCCCGACCTGCGGCTGACCGAGGCTCCCCGCCCGAGAGGGCTGGTCAATCTGCACGGATATGTGAAGCTGCCGGCCCTGCTGGGGACCAGGCGCACGGAGCCGGCCGGCCTGGTCTGCTGA
- a CDS encoding DUF3159 domain-containing protein, translating to MTDSPLDGLMARVGGVSGLVYSALPVTVYATVSALSGRMPAIISALATAAAVFGWQLLRRESVRPALWGFVGVAGCALLALVTGQAKDFYLPGIWMYLASAVVMTGSILVRRPLVGVIWAWATGRDGSWRRVPGVRVVFNIVTAVLATVSWSRFLVQNYLYDTGQDGLLAVARLVMGWPLFVVTTTLVLLSARYAIRALPRSAT from the coding sequence ATGACGGATTCCCCACTCGACGGACTGATGGCGCGCGTCGGCGGTGTGAGCGGCCTGGTCTATTCGGCGCTGCCGGTGACCGTGTACGCGACGGTCTCGGCGCTCTCGGGGCGGATGCCTGCGATCATTTCCGCCTTGGCGACAGCGGCCGCAGTATTCGGTTGGCAACTGCTGCGCCGCGAATCGGTCAGGCCCGCGCTGTGGGGATTCGTCGGGGTGGCGGGCTGCGCGCTGCTGGCTCTGGTGACTGGGCAGGCCAAAGACTTCTATCTCCCGGGTATCTGGATGTACTTGGCCTCGGCCGTCGTGATGACCGGTTCGATCCTCGTCAGACGCCCGCTGGTCGGGGTCATCTGGGCCTGGGCCACCGGCCGCGACGGCTCCTGGCGCCGGGTGCCCGGGGTGCGGGTCGTCTTCAACATCGTCACCGCCGTCTTGGCGACGGTGTCCTGGTCGCGGTTCCTGGTGCAGAACTACCTCTACGACACGGGTCAGGACGGGCTGCTCGCGGTGGCGCGCCTGGTGATGGGCTGGCCGTTGTTCGTCGTCACCACCACGCTGGTCCTGCTCAGTGCCCGCTACGCGATCCGGGCGCTGCCACGCTCGGCAACCTGA
- a CDS encoding ABC transporter permease — translation MSVFVDIVSGETETGPPRPALPPDRWRRRVTRSALPLLSVVVFFVVWQVVAWAGIWNQTFVPYPSAVWRAFVDVSTTHDGARGYAGYLLYEHLYMTLRRVLAGVVIGVVVGVGLGLLMGSVGWLRSVLEPWLTFLRALPPLAYFFLLVIWLGIDEAPKITLLALAALPPAAVATTAAVVAAPVGLQEAARALGASRAQVIRDVVVPSALPETFTGIRLAVGMAYSSVVAAELFNGIPGIGGLVKDASNYNNTPVVLVGIFAIGISGLVIDGVLRAAERRAVPWRGKI, via the coding sequence GTGTCTGTGTTCGTCGACATCGTTTCCGGCGAGACCGAAACCGGTCCGCCACGTCCTGCCCTGCCGCCCGACCGTTGGCGCAGGCGGGTGACCAGGTCCGCCTTGCCACTGCTGTCGGTCGTGGTGTTCTTCGTCGTGTGGCAAGTCGTCGCCTGGGCCGGTATCTGGAACCAGACGTTCGTGCCCTACCCGTCGGCGGTCTGGCGTGCCTTCGTCGACGTCTCGACCACCCATGACGGGGCCCGCGGCTACGCGGGCTACCTGCTCTACGAGCACCTCTACATGACGTTGCGCCGCGTGCTGGCCGGTGTCGTGATCGGCGTGGTCGTCGGGGTCGGGCTCGGCCTGCTGATGGGCTCGGTCGGATGGCTGCGCAGCGTGCTCGAGCCGTGGCTGACCTTCCTGCGCGCCCTGCCGCCGCTGGCCTACTTCTTCCTGCTGGTGATCTGGCTGGGTATCGACGAGGCGCCCAAGATCACGCTGCTCGCGCTGGCCGCACTGCCCCCGGCCGCAGTGGCGACCACCGCGGCCGTCGTCGCCGCACCCGTCGGTCTGCAGGAGGCGGCCCGGGCCCTGGGGGCAAGCCGGGCGCAGGTCATCCGCGACGTGGTGGTGCCCTCGGCGCTGCCGGAGACCTTCACCGGGATCCGCCTGGCCGTGGGCATGGCCTACTCGTCGGTGGTGGCCGCCGAACTGTTCAACGGCATCCCCGGCATCGGCGGATTGGTCAAGGACGCAAGCAATTACAACAACACCCCGGTCGTGCTGGTCGGGATCTTCGCCATCGGGATCTCGGGTCTGGTGATCGACGGCGTGCTGCGGGCTGCTGAACGGCGGGCCGTCCCTTGGAGAGGAAAGATATGA
- a CDS encoding glycine betaine ABC transporter substrate-binding protein produces MRFKSLLAAAALSMVTLAGCAVDHSGENSSKPTIRLGYQSFPSGDLIVKNNKWLEEALPDYNIKWTKFDSGADVNTAFIAKELDFGALGSSPVARGLSAPLNIPYKVAFVLDVAGDNEALVARDGAGVNSIADLRGKRVATPFASTAHYSLLAALAQNGLSAKDVQLIDLQPQAILAAWERGDIAAAYSWLPTLDQLRKTGKDLITSRQLAKDGKPTLDLAAVSDEFSTAHPEVVDIWRQQQARALNVIKNDPQAAAKAIAAEVGLSPEDVAGQLKQGVYLTPAEVASPEWLGSDGAPGNIAANLQSASQFLADQKQIPEAAPLEAFKGAIYTKGLPDVIANQ; encoded by the coding sequence ATGAGATTCAAGTCGTTGCTGGCGGCTGCCGCGCTCTCCATGGTCACGTTGGCCGGCTGCGCGGTGGATCATTCCGGGGAGAACTCATCGAAGCCCACCATTCGTCTTGGCTACCAGTCCTTTCCGAGTGGGGACCTGATCGTCAAGAACAACAAGTGGCTCGAAGAGGCGCTGCCCGACTACAACATCAAGTGGACCAAGTTCGACTCCGGGGCCGACGTCAACACCGCGTTCATCGCCAAGGAGCTCGACTTCGGTGCCCTGGGCTCGAGCCCGGTGGCCCGCGGTTTGTCGGCTCCGCTGAACATTCCGTACAAGGTGGCGTTCGTACTCGACGTCGCCGGTGACAATGAGGCCCTGGTGGCTCGTGACGGCGCCGGCGTGAACTCGATCGCCGATCTTCGGGGCAAGCGCGTCGCCACGCCCTTCGCGTCCACCGCGCATTACAGCCTGTTGGCGGCACTGGCGCAGAACGGCTTGTCGGCCAAAGACGTTCAGCTGATCGATCTGCAGCCGCAGGCCATTCTGGCGGCCTGGGAGCGCGGCGACATCGCCGCGGCCTACAGCTGGTTGCCCACGCTGGACCAGCTCCGCAAAACCGGCAAGGATCTGATCACCAGCCGGCAGCTGGCAAAGGACGGCAAACCCACGCTGGACCTCGCCGCGGTGTCCGACGAGTTCTCCACCGCGCATCCCGAGGTCGTCGATATCTGGCGCCAGCAGCAGGCCCGCGCGCTGAACGTCATCAAGAACGACCCGCAGGCCGCGGCCAAGGCGATCGCGGCCGAGGTTGGGCTCAGCCCGGAAGATGTTGCCGGACAACTCAAGCAGGGTGTCTACCTGACGCCGGCCGAGGTGGCCTCGCCCGAGTGGCTGGGTAGTGACGGCGCACCGGGCAACATCGCCGCCAACCTGCAGAGCGCCTCGCAGTTCCTGGCGGACCAGAAGCAGATCCCCGAGGCCGCGCCGCTTGAGGCTTTCAAGGGCGCCATCTACACGAAGGGGTTGCCAGATGTCATCGCCAATCAGTGA
- a CDS encoding ABC transporter ATP-binding protein, with protein MSSPISDSSDASGALKIKNVAHRYGRGSDEVTALGPVDLDVEPGSFLVLVGASGCGKSTLLRLIAGFETPSEGEVEVSGSRPTPGVTSGVVFQQPRLFPWRTVGGNVDLALKYANVPRERRAERREELLERVGLEGTAKRRIWEISGGQQQRVAIARALAAETPLFLLDEPFAALDALTRERLQEDVRQVSAESGRTTVFVTHSADEAAFLGSRIVVLTRRPGKIALDLPVELPRAGVDAHELRRSPEYLKLRTDVSEAVKLAAA; from the coding sequence ATGTCATCGCCAATCAGTGACAGCAGTGACGCCTCCGGCGCTCTGAAGATCAAGAATGTCGCGCACCGCTACGGGCGCGGTTCGGACGAGGTGACCGCGCTCGGCCCGGTGGATCTCGACGTCGAACCCGGCTCGTTCCTGGTCCTGGTGGGCGCGTCGGGGTGCGGCAAGAGCACACTGCTGCGCCTGATCGCCGGGTTCGAAACCCCATCCGAGGGGGAGGTCGAGGTGTCCGGTTCCCGCCCGACACCCGGGGTCACCTCAGGCGTGGTGTTCCAGCAGCCGAGGCTGTTCCCGTGGCGTACCGTCGGCGGCAATGTGGACCTGGCGCTCAAGTACGCCAACGTGCCGCGTGAGCGACGGGCGGAGCGGCGAGAAGAACTGCTCGAGCGTGTCGGGCTGGAAGGCACTGCCAAACGCAGGATCTGGGAGATCAGCGGCGGGCAGCAGCAGCGCGTCGCGATCGCGCGGGCGCTGGCCGCCGAGACTCCGCTGTTCCTGTTGGACGAGCCGTTCGCGGCCCTTGATGCGCTGACCCGCGAGCGGTTGCAGGAGGATGTCCGCCAGGTGAGCGCGGAGTCCGGTCGCACAACGGTTTTCGTGACCCACAGTGCCGACGAGGCCGCATTCCTGGGTTCGCGGATCGTGGTGCTGACGCGGCGGCCTGGGAAGATCGCCCTGGACCTGCCGGTGGAACTGCCGCGTGCCGGCGTCGACGCTCACGAACTGCGCCGCTCGCCGGAGTACCTCAAGTTGCGGACGGATGTGAGTGAGGCGGTCAAACTAGCCGCCGCGTAG
- a CDS encoding CGNR zinc finger domain-containing protein, with translation MRGAPRAILAWDALRVASPGRLRACANPDCQLFLIDRTKPNTKRWCSMATCGNRMKARRHHQRARTAKTDEQS, from the coding sequence ATGCGCGGCGCCCCGCGGGCCATCCTGGCATGGGATGCGCTGCGGGTCGCGAGTCCGGGGCGACTACGTGCGTGCGCAAACCCGGATTGTCAGCTCTTCCTGATAGATCGGACGAAGCCGAACACAAAACGGTGGTGTTCGATGGCTACCTGCGGAAACCGCATGAAGGCGCGCCGGCATCACCAGCGCGCGAGGACTGCGAAAACTGACGAACAGTCCTGA
- a CDS encoding TetR/AcrR family transcriptional regulator — protein sequence MSSDAEGGRVRGGAAANGSSRRDELLTVAAKLFAARGYHGTRMDDVAEAVGLNKATVYHYYSSKSLILYDIYKGTADFTVEALHDDPTASARETIYNFTRRLMVGIATDLERAAVYFQEGPYIAEWFTEEQVAYIRRAETQVYEHVRDVIDRGIASGEFYDCDSHVLALGYIGMTLGSYRWLRPHGRRSAQEIAVEFSTALLRGLIRDETVRNESPLGVEIEEKA from the coding sequence ATGTCATCCGATGCAGAGGGCGGCCGGGTCCGCGGAGGCGCGGCTGCCAACGGGAGCTCCCGCCGCGACGAGCTGCTGACCGTCGCGGCCAAACTGTTCGCCGCCCGCGGCTATCACGGCACCCGGATGGACGATGTCGCCGAGGCCGTCGGACTGAACAAGGCCACGGTCTACCACTACTACTCGAGCAAGTCGCTGATCCTCTACGACATCTACAAGGGCACCGCGGACTTCACCGTCGAGGCCCTGCATGATGACCCGACCGCTTCGGCACGGGAAACCATCTACAACTTCACCCGGCGGCTGATGGTGGGCATCGCCACCGACCTGGAACGCGCCGCGGTGTACTTCCAGGAAGGCCCGTACATCGCGGAATGGTTCACCGAGGAGCAGGTGGCCTACATCCGTCGTGCTGAGACCCAGGTCTACGAGCATGTCCGCGACGTGATCGACCGCGGTATCGCGAGCGGTGAGTTCTACGACTGCGACTCCCACGTGCTCGCCCTCGGCTACATCGGCATGACGCTGGGTTCCTACCGCTGGTTGCGACCGCACGGCAGGAGGAGCGCCCAGGAGATCGCCGTCGAGTTCAGCACGGCGCTGCTGCGCGGGCTGATCCGTGACGAGACGGTCCGCAACGAATCCCCGCTGGGGGTCGAGATCGAGGAGAAGGCCTAG